One genomic region from Epinephelus moara isolate mb chromosome 8, YSFRI_EMoa_1.0, whole genome shotgun sequence encodes:
- the LOC126394056 gene encoding phosphatidylinositol transfer protein beta isoform isoform X2: MVVIKEYRVVLPCSVEEYQVGQLFSVAEASKNETGGGEGIEVLKNEPYENEGEKGQYTHKIYHLKSKVPAFVKMIAPEGSLIFHEKAWNAYPYCRTIVTNEYMKDDFCIKIETWHKPDLGTQENVHKLDSSTWQNVTVVPIDIADRSQVSNADYKLDEDPAMFKSAKTGRGPLGPTWKKELAAKTDCPKMCAYKLVTVKFKWWGLQNKVEGFIHEQEKRIFTNFHRQLFCWIDKWVELNMDDIRRMEAETQKELEEMRKKGSVRGTKAADE; encoded by the exons ATGGTCGTCATCAAGGAGTA CCGCGTGGTTTTACCCTGTAGTGTTGAGGAG TATCAAGTGGGACAGCTGTTCTCAGTGGCCGAAGCAAGTAAAAATGAGACGGGTGGTGGCGAGGGCATTGAGGTACTCAAGAATGAGCCCTATGAAAATGAAGGCGAGAAAGGACAATATACACACAAAATCTACCACCTAAAGAG TAAAGTCCCAGCATTTGTCAAGATGATAGCCCCTGAAGGCTCTCTGATTTTCCATGAAAAAGCCTGGAATGCCTACCCCTACTGCAGAACCA TTGTGACG AATGAGTATATGAAAGATGATTTCTGCATTAAGATTGAGACATGGCACAAACCAGACCTTGGAACTCAAGAAAAT GTGCACAAACTAGACAGTTCCACGTGGCAGAATGTAACTGTTGTGCCCATTGACATTGCAGACAGAAGTCAAGTGTCCAATGCT GACTACAAGCTGGATGAGGACCCTGCCATGTTCAAGTCAGCTAAGACCGGCAGAGGACCCCTTGGGCCCACCTGGAAG AAAGAGCTGGCTGCTAAGACTGACTGCCCAAAGATGTGTGCCTACAAACTGGTCACAGTCAAGTTCAAGTGGTGGGGCCTGCAGAACAAAGTGGAGGGCTTCATCCATGAG CAAGAGAAGAGGATCTTCACCAACTTCCACCGGCAGCTCTTCTGTTGGATTGATAAGTGGGTGGAGTTGAATATGGATGATATCCGACGGATGGAGGCAGAGACGCAGAAGGAGCTGGAAGAG ATGCGTAAGAAGGGCTCTGTGCGAGGTACAAAGGCTGCTGACGAGTAG
- the LOC126394056 gene encoding phosphatidylinositol transfer protein beta isoform isoform X1, translated as MVVIKEYRVVLPCSVEEYQVGQLFSVAEASKNETGGGEGIEVLKNEPYENEGEKGQYTHKIYHLKSKVPAFVKMIAPEGSLIFHEKAWNAYPYCRTIVTNEYMKDDFCIKIETWHKPDLGTQENVHKLDSSTWQNVTVVPIDIADRSQVSNADYKLDEDPAMFKSAKTGRGPLGPTWKKELAAKTDCPKMCAYKLVTVKFKWWGLQNKVEGFIHEQEKRIFTNFHRQLFCWIDKWVELNMDDIRRMEAETQKELEELRRKGGVRGTSAADE; from the exons ATGGTCGTCATCAAGGAGTA CCGCGTGGTTTTACCCTGTAGTGTTGAGGAG TATCAAGTGGGACAGCTGTTCTCAGTGGCCGAAGCAAGTAAAAATGAGACGGGTGGTGGCGAGGGCATTGAGGTACTCAAGAATGAGCCCTATGAAAATGAAGGCGAGAAAGGACAATATACACACAAAATCTACCACCTAAAGAG TAAAGTCCCAGCATTTGTCAAGATGATAGCCCCTGAAGGCTCTCTGATTTTCCATGAAAAAGCCTGGAATGCCTACCCCTACTGCAGAACCA TTGTGACG AATGAGTATATGAAAGATGATTTCTGCATTAAGATTGAGACATGGCACAAACCAGACCTTGGAACTCAAGAAAAT GTGCACAAACTAGACAGTTCCACGTGGCAGAATGTAACTGTTGTGCCCATTGACATTGCAGACAGAAGTCAAGTGTCCAATGCT GACTACAAGCTGGATGAGGACCCTGCCATGTTCAAGTCAGCTAAGACCGGCAGAGGACCCCTTGGGCCCACCTGGAAG AAAGAGCTGGCTGCTAAGACTGACTGCCCAAAGATGTGTGCCTACAAACTGGTCACAGTCAAGTTCAAGTGGTGGGGCCTGCAGAACAAAGTGGAGGGCTTCATCCATGAG CAAGAGAAGAGGATCTTCACCAACTTCCACCGGCAGCTCTTCTGTTGGATTGATAAGTGGGTGGAGTTGAATATGGATGATATCCGACGGATGGAGGCAGAGACGCAGAAGGAGCTGGAAGAG CTTCGTAGAAAGGGAGGAGTACGAGGAACCAGTGCTGCAGACGAATGA
- the mn1b gene encoding transcriptional activator MN1, giving the protein MFGLEQFGSQINSRNPGQSERNINQPRLNMGSHYKSPGFHAGGPPGAVEPGMGPLSEPQMLGLNMNMNGEQYGGFHPRGHSDMHTGGGLQQQQQQQGPMHGFFNNQQPHQGHPHGHQPHPHQPHPHFSGNFGGPEPGSSCLHGGRLMGYNNNGMGPQQGFGEGFDPLTEGQAGDGFPQQQQQQRPGNMPDFQHHGPPSGSHAVPAPCLPLDQSPNRAASFHGLPSSSSSSSESHGLEPRRMPNQGAVEGLEYNFPSEPPSGHFDVHVFSPSDSESQLPHFGPGRPVPSGNFAGNPGMPRTPGMSGISKGHQPPPQPQQPQHGVFFERFGNGRKVPVGMEPGVNARHPLMQQQQQAGLIARQNSCPPGLPRPPQAEPGSTNPNILDGGVMMPGQHNQFEYPIHRLENRGLHPYGDPMFNMQQPAPPPSQQPPNQRLQHFDSPYMNMAKRPRFDFPNAHGGEGWCGGMDNHLSPSAYPGLPGEFTPPVSEGFPPGPLQHPGPEQQSLQQRQNAAMMIKQMASRNQQQRMRQPSLQQLGHHGDVPPGPMAHGGPVGSMPQPNFDRENGGRMPNIDGQNPHVTQENSWFQGSHPPGEMMSRRMGGAGNESGPHDMGLQQNGAGMMFRPGMGMQEPMRIPGDGHVQALHSPGMHSQFSSNMGNLSQMQSPGAGTGHPNAPAERRPADFPAPPMGAQPTFPYGGANRQGPAHSAPQGVNTSPGSYPPQSEFPPGQRSSVSKLGALSLGNFSKTSTKDSVFGQSCLAALSTACQNMIASLGAPNLNVTFNKKNQNEGKRKLSQTEQDINSSTSNGTGSAGPEYFQSSTSQNSQMPGTGNSNSKPASQSQTVQGEASALSPNYNMDATPCSEGKATTGSGRGRGRRKRDSGHVSPGIFFSPDNGNPVVSPGQQTPSAGVGERGGGTPHEKHLQSPSWGKGADLMLGDQADLMSSLDSGIQSVAKSDSSSPRVDFPDDVSTHYGNEDEVSSSSDAGGASATKPNRSPMITGSPKMQRSDHGLINGQKPLGMGINNHTTSTPDSYGLNAGGGTGASGVSHPGTPGVEQVRTPSSTSGQEEIHPLEILQAQIQLQRQQFSISEDQPLAMKNGKKNGDCPSQNGDNELASCSPDAGKGSMGTIDLDTLMAEQHATWYVPSDKAMMDGSEDDKAMGPWEKNKSQNNSKEESELSQGKAGAGAPGVGGGGGGGGGGGSNGGNHLQCLSVHCTDELGDSKGRGGPVSSWRSLHSDISNRFGTFVAALT; this is encoded by the coding sequence ATGTTTGGGCTGGAGCAGTTTGGTTCTCAGATTAATAGCAGAAACCCTGGCCAGTCAGAGAGAAACATAAACCAACCGAGACTGAACATGGGCTCCCACTATAAAAGCCCAGGTTTTCACGCCGGaggcccgccgggagccgtggAGCCCGGCATGGGCCCTCTGAGCGAGCCGCAAATGCTCGGGCTCAACATGAACATGAACGGAGAGCAGTACGGGGGCTTTCACCCGCGGGGCCACTCGGACATGCATACAGGCGGCggacttcagcagcagcagcagcagcaaggacCCATGCATGGATTTTTTAACAACCAGCAACCTCATCAAGGACATCCTCACGGCCATCAACCTCACCCCCACCAACCTCACCCCCATTTCAGTGGGAATTTTGGAGGCCCAGAGCCAGGGTCATCATGCCTGCATGGTGGCAGGCTAATGGGctacaacaacaatggcatggGACCACAGCAGGGCTTTGGAGAAGGATTTGATCCTCTCACTGAGGGACAGGCAGGGGATGGCTttccccagcagcagcagcaacagcggCCTGGTAACATGCCTGACTTTCAACATCACGGGCCTCCCAGTGGCAGCCATGCTGTCCCCGCTCCCTGTCTACCCCTGGACCAGTCTCCTAACAGAGCAGCATCCTTTCATGgtctcccctcctcctcatcatcctctTCTGAGTCTCATGGCCTGGAGCCTCGGCGGATGCCCAACCAGGGAGCTGTAGAGGGATTAGAGTATAACTTCCCAAGTGAGCCTCCATCTGGACATTTTGATGTACATGTATTTTCCCCATCTGATTCAGAATCTCAGTTACCCCATTTTGGGCCCGGAAGGCCAGTTCCCAGTGGTAATTTCGCAGGGAACCCCGGCATGCCACGGACACCAGGTATGTCAGGCATCTCTAAGGGACACCAGCCGCCGCCACAGCCCCAGCAGCCTCAGCATGGAGTGTTTTTTGAGCGTTTTGGAAATGGCCGGAAGGTGCCCGTGGGAATGGAGCCGGGGGTCAATGCAAGACATCCTCTcatgcagcagcaacaacaggctGGCTTGATAGCCAGACAGAATTCATGCCCCCCTGGCCTCCCCCGACCCCCTCAGGCTGAGCCCGGCtcgactaaccctaacattctGGACGGAGGGGTCATGATGCCTGGCCAACACAACCAGTTTGAATATCCTATTCACAGACTGGAAAATAGGGGTCTGCACCCTTATGGGGACCCCATGTTTAATATGCAAcagccagctcctcctccatcccAACAGCCCCCAAATCAGAGGCTGCAACACTTTGACTCTCCTTATATGAACATGGCGAAAAGGCCTAGATTTGACTTTCCTAATGCACATGGCGGTGAGGGCTGGTGTGGTGGTATGGATAaccacctctctccctctgcctacCCCGGCCTGCCTGGAGAGTTCACCCCACCTGTGAGTGAAGGTTTCCCTCCAGGTCCCCTGCAGCATCCGGGGCCTGAGCAGCAGTCTCTGCAGCAGCGGCAGAACGCAGCCATGATGATTAAACAAATGGCCTCTCgcaaccagcagcagaggatGAGGCAGCCCAGTCTGCAGCAGCTGGGTCACCACGGCGATGTACCTCCTGGCCCAATGGCTCACGGAGGCCCAGTCGGGAGCATGCCACAGCCCAACTTTGACAGAGAGAATGGTGGCAGGATGCCCAACATTGATGGACAAAATCCTCATGTAACTCAGGAGAACTCCTGGTTCCAAGGGTCCCACCCACCAGGGGAGATGATGTCACGGCGTATGGGTGGAGCGGGTAATGAATCAGGGCCTCATGACATGGGGCTACAGCAGAACGGGGCTGGGATGATGTTTAGGCCAGGCATGGGCATGCAGGAGCCCATGAGAATACCAGGAGATGGGCATGTACAGGCTCTCCATTCCCCCGGCATGCACTCACAATTCAGCAGCAACATGGGCAACCTCTCACAAATGCAGTCTCCAGGAGCAGGGACAGGGCACCCGAATGCACCAGCAGAGAGGCGGCCGGCTGACTTCCCTGCACCTCCAATGGGAGCACAGCCAACGTTTCCCTATGGGGGGGCTAACCGTCAGGGGCCAGCCCACAGTGCTCCCCAGGGGGTGAACACCTCACCAGGGAGCTACCCTCCTCAGTCTGAGTTCCCTCCAGGCCAGCGGTCGTCTGTTAGTAAGCTTGGAGCTCTGTCCCTCGGGAACTTCAGCAAAACCAGCACTAAAGACAGTGTTTTCGGCCAGAGCTGCCTGGCGGCCCTTTCCACGGCCTGCCAGAACATGATCGCTAGCCTAGGGGCCCCCAATCTTAACGTAACATTCAACAAGAAGAACCAAAATGAGGGCAAGCGAAAACTGAGTCAGACAGAGCAGGACATTAATAGCAGCACATCTAATGGGACTGGCAGTGCTGGACCTGAATATTTTCAGAGCAGCACTTCCCAGAACAGCCAGATGCCTGGCACTGGGAATAGCAACTCTAAGCCTGCAAGTCAAAGCCAGACGGTGCAGGGGGAAGCCAGTGCCCTCTCCCCAAATTACAACATGGACGCTACCCCGTGCAGTGAGGGGAAGGCAACAACAgggagtgggagagggagagggaggagaaaaagagacagtgGACATGTGAGCcctggaatttttttttcccctgacaaTGGTAACCCTGTTGTAAGTCCAGGCCAGCAGACCCCCTCTGCTGGCGTTGGGGAGAGGGGTGGGGGAACGCCCCATGAGAAACACCTCCAATCACCTTCTTGGGGAAAAGGAGCCGACCTAATGTTGGGGGACCAGGCCGACCTGATGTCTTCTTTGGACAGTGGCATTCAAAGTGTCGCCAAGTCTGACAGTAGCTCACCACGAGTGGACTTTCCTGACGATGTCAGCACCCACTACGGCAACGAGGATGAGGTGTCCTCCAGCTCAGATGCAGGAGGGGCCTCGGCCACCAAGCCGAATCGCAGCCCGATGATCACCGGCTCACCCAAAATGCAGCGGAGTGACCATGGGTTGATAAATGGACAGAAGCCCTTAGGCATGGGCATTAACAATCATACTACCTCGACACCAGACAGCTATGGACTGAATGCTGGTGGGGGCACAGGGGCCAGTGGGGTGAGCCACCCGGGCACTCCTGGGGTGGAGCAGGTACGCACCCCATCCAGCACCTCTGGCCAGGAAGAAATCCATCCTCTGGAGATCCTTCAGGCCCAGATCCAGCTACAGCGGCAGCAATTCAGTATCTCTGAGGACCAGCCCCTGGCCatgaaaaatggcaaaaagAATGGCGACTGTCCCTCACAGAACGGAGACAATGAGCTGGCAAGCTGCAGCCCGGATGCTGGGAAGGGCTCAATGGGCACTATTGACCTTGACACCCTCATGGCAGAGCAGCACGCCACCTGGTACGTGCCCAGTGACAAGGCCATGATGGACGGGTCAGAGGATGACAAGGCCATGGGACcatgggaaaaaaataagagccaaaacaacagcaaagaag